AAGTTGTCTAAGGCATAATTTGGGTAGTAGAAAATAATCTCAATCGAGCGTGGATGTGTTTCTATAGAGTACATAATATTATTAAAAATTTGTTTGACGATGTTCAAAGCAAAGGGATTAAAAAAATAAAAAATAGTATCTAGAGGATCAATCGCATAACCTTCAGCATAGCCTTGGTATAAGGTAAACATGTCTTGGGCGTGGGGGTATTTATTCAGATAATTTTGACGGTTTTCTTCCAGTTGGCGGTAACTCGTTGGATTTAGTTCGATGCCGACCACTTGCCGCTTGAAATGATAGTTGACA
This window of the Fundicoccus culcitae genome carries:
- a CDS encoding class I SAM-dependent methyltransferase, yielding MFYNKQQDKQLGIRTTGINRLSPKEYPDNFQTESTDYYVLDELFKEYQFQTEGRFVDFGCGKGRVLFYVNYHFKRQVVGIELNPTSYRQLEENRQNYLNKYPHAQDMFTLYQGYAEGYAIDPLDTIFYFFNPFALNIVKQIFNNIMYSIETHPRSIEIIFYYPNYALDNFIEQIPQLKLHASVAIQGTHDKNDIINIYKNI